The genomic segment CGCTCACCGAGGATGTAGGTTGTTTGTTGTTCAAAACATAAACGATGTCTGGTCTGAAGGTCTTAAGATCGTCACCGTATCTTTGCAAGTTGGCTGTCCTCAGAAAAGAAATACCATCTTGTGTGATGAAGTGTATCTGGAAGAAATCGTATTTCTGTTTGTACATCTCATGGTAAGGCATCACCAGCTTTATGAGCGTGTCTCTATCTTTCTGTGCTAAGGCCTTCACGATGGCTTCGTTCTTCAAAACTGTATCCACGACCAACGCAGCTTTCTCTTGTTCCGCCTTTGTCTTTGAAAGCACATCTTCGTAGATCTTGTCGGTGTACATCCTTTGCCAAGAAGAGTTCATGCGTGAAACGAAAAAGATTCCAAGGAGCGTGATCAGCAAGGACGCAACAACTATCATGGTTGGAACGAAAAACATCAGCCAAGTTCTCAATCTCATCCCCTCACCCCCCGTTGCTCAGAACTACAGTTTCAAATCTTCAAAATTCTCCTTTATGACGGAAAGCAATTTGACGCTCTCGTTGACGCTTTCTAGAACGATCTTCAACTGTGCGAAGAAATTCTGTATGGAAGAGCTGATCTCTTCGGCCGTGGCTGAACTTTCTTCGGATATGGCGAGTAAGTTCTGTATGCTACTGGTTATGCTGTTCAGTTTGCTCGCCTGTTGGTTCAATGTCTCTATGAGCGTGTTGAGCTTCTGACTGATGGATGAAATCACGTTGCTGGATTCTTTGTTTCTCTCTGAGCTGTTCAGAAGTCTTTTCGATTGTTCCTTCATTTCTGTGAATTCCGCTTGGATCGCCTTCCCCAGTCTCTCTATGCCTGCAGTTATCGAAGCGAGAAACTCAGTGATCTTTGCGGCTGAAGATCTGCTTTCTTCGGCCAGCTTTCTTATTTCGTCCGCCACCACTGCGAATCCTCTGCCCGCTTCCCCACTCCTTGCCGCCTCTATCGCAGCGTTCAAAGCGAGCAAGTTCGTCTGTTCAGCTATGCTCGAAACGGTGGCTGCGACTTGCGTGATGAGGCTGGCTTGATCTTGAAGCTTTTTACCCTCTTCGACCAGCATGGCGAACCTTTCACTCATCTTAACGATACCATCGGCCGAACTCTCAACGTTGTTGGCGGAGTTGACTATGAGAGAAACAGCTTCGTTTAGCGAGTTGATGATTTGGTTCTGTTCAGAAATGATCGAAGTGATCGTTTCGACGTTCGAACTCACAGCGTTGGATATTCTTTCCGTATCGTTGCTTATCTGAACGGCGGTGTTGGCGATCTCGTTTGCTAAAGAACCCATCGTATCGAGCTGTTCTTTCATGACGTTGACCGCGCTTATGACTTTCTCAGAGTAAGAACTTATTTCTTGAACGTCCCCAGATATGGCCAAAAGCACCTCTTTCATACTATCCACAGCTTTCGTGAGCGACTGGGACAGATCCGAAAATTCCTTCACACCGTCTATCGAGGTTGGATTGTCCAGATTTTTCTTCGCCACATCGTCGATCGCGTCGTTCACGGTTTTGAAACCCTTCTTGAGACCGAGTGCACCCATGAAAGACAGGACGGAAACTCCGCCGGCCGTCACGATGGATTTGATGAAAACGTTCGCAGGTAAGAAGTTGAACGTGGCGTACGTGATCGCGAAAGTGTACACCGGAATGAACAGAACATACAATGGGAAGATCGATCTGACCAATCCCAGTCCGAGACCGAGGATGGTTTTGATCTTTTCGAATCTTCCATAGCTTTTCGTCGCCTCAACTTCTATCTCCATGTAATTTTGTCCATCGACGGTGCCTTCCGAAATCACCTTGTACTTTATCGGATCGTTGAAGAACTCGGAAGCCGCTTCCATGAGGCCAAGAAAATACTTTTTGAAATTCCTTCTGGATTGATACCTAACGATGGCTTTCCTGTCGTTCAGCAATTTGAACAGCACCCTCGGAGGTGTGGCACCCCTGATCCTCTTGGTCAACACTTTATGCACTGTGTCCATGGCTGCTATGAACGAAAGGAAAGTTGGCTTTTTAAAATATTCTGGATAATGTTCAAAGAACGTTTTTAAATTCTCTTTACCCGTTCTGTACCACAATTCGTCGTAGCTCATTCCCCTAGACGAGGCCAGTTCTTTAGACATCTCCACTGCTAGCTCGTCTGGCACATCTTCGAGTGGACTGTAGATCTTTTCAGGATCTATCTTGTGCTTTTCTTTGAGTTTCTTCACCGTTTCGGCGCCGAACATCTTACTCCAAGTTTGGAGCCACACGTTCACCACAAAGCCCTTCACGTTTATCCCTCCTCGAACGGTGAGACTTTGATTTTTTCCTTGATTTCCTCATAGCTCACATTCAAAATCGATTCAAGAACGTTCTGAAAGATGCCTCTCTCAGGGAAAGATTCGTTCTTCACCAACTCTCGGAGTTTTTCATACACCGTTTTATCCAATTTCCCCTCTTCGACCTCTTTGGATACAACTTCGAGTGCTTGTTCAACGTTCATGGCCTCTCTGTACGGTCTATGCTCGATCAAGGCTGAAAAAACGTCACACACCTGCACGATGCGTTGATAGATGGAGATTTTTTCGGACTTCAGACCCATCGGATAGCCTGAACCGTCCAACCTTTCATGGTGCGACGCCGAAACCTTCGCAAAGTTGATCAATCCAGCGTTCTCCAACATTCTGTAAGTATCCACAACGTGCATCTTCATGATGTACAGCTCTTTTTCGTTCAATCGAGCTGGTTTGTGCAGAACACTCAGAGGTGTTTTCAACTTTCCAAGATCGTGGAGCAACATGGCCAAATTGATGAAATTACTGTCTTCTTCCGCTAAAAGTTCCTTAGCCACAGCTTTCGCGAACCTCGCTGCAAGGAAAGTGTGGTTTCTCGTGTAAGGACTTCTCATATCCAACAAAGAGGCTAAGATCCTGGCTAAATGTTCGAACTCCAAACTGTCTATGATCCTTTGGGATGAAAATCTTGGCTCATCGTCGAGCAATTCGCACAGAATTTTGTAATCTTGAACCATATGGAATGCAGCCTTTTTCACATCATCCAGAACGGTCGTGTTTTTCAAGATCGAATCGATTATTCTCTGAAAAAGTTCCAATGTGAGTTCTTCATCTTCGTTTCTCAGAACGATCAACGATATCGTGTCCGCCATCTTCAACACGTTGGAGAATATTACGATCGTTTTATCCTCCCTTATTTCTTGATATGGTGTATGGTGATAGAGTATGGATTTTGCACAATAAGGACACAAAGGTTTTGCGTATCTAGCTATCATGTAGGAAAGAACAGCGTGTTGATCGTGTTTGTCGAACGTTAGGACGATCTTTTCAAGATCCGGCACCCTTCTGAACATGTCCACGAAAAGTTCATAGTTTTCTATGGAAGCTTTCAAAGCTAAGCCAATATCATGGAGCAAACCTGCAAGATAAGCACATTCCAAATCCGTATCGAGCTTCAGCAACTCAACCATGTGCTTTGTCATCTTGGCGACTTGAAGACTGTGCTTGACGAAATTCCTGTATTCAAGATGGTTCATCTGAGAGTAGAGTCGAACGAACGATTCCAAAGGTATTTTTAAAGTTAAATCCAAATCGCATCCATCCTTTCTGACAAAATGAAACTAGAATATTCTTACAATTATCATATCACAATGCATATCGACCAACTTAACAGTCTCTAATTCAATACAAAAAAGGGCGCGCTTGCGCCCTTTTTCACATTCGATTCACACATCAAAATTTGAACTTTCTCACCTGTTCCACCAAA from the Pseudothermotoga sp. genome contains:
- a CDS encoding HD domain-containing protein yields the protein MDLTLKIPLESFVRLYSQMNHLEYRNFVKHSLQVAKMTKHMVELLKLDTDLECAYLAGLLHDIGLALKASIENYELFVDMFRRVPDLEKIVLTFDKHDQHAVLSYMIARYAKPLCPYCAKSILYHHTPYQEIREDKTIVIFSNVLKMADTISLIVLRNEDEELTLELFQRIIDSILKNTTVLDDVKKAAFHMVQDYKILCELLDDEPRFSSQRIIDSLEFEHLARILASLLDMRSPYTRNHTFLAARFAKAVAKELLAEEDSNFINLAMLLHDLGKLKTPLSVLHKPARLNEKELYIMKMHVVDTYRMLENAGLINFAKVSASHHERLDGSGYPMGLKSEKISIYQRIVQVCDVFSALIEHRPYREAMNVEQALEVVSKEVEEGKLDKTVYEKLRELVKNESFPERGIFQNVLESILNVSYEEIKEKIKVSPFEEG
- a CDS encoding heme NO-binding domain-containing protein; its protein translation is MKGFVVNVWLQTWSKMFGAETVKKLKEKHKIDPEKIYSPLEDVPDELAVEMSKELASSRGMSYDELWYRTGKENLKTFFEHYPEYFKKPTFLSFIAAMDTVHKVLTKRIRGATPPRVLFKLLNDRKAIVRYQSRRNFKKYFLGLMEAASEFFNDPIKYKVISEGTVDGQNYMEIEVEATKSYGRFEKIKTILGLGLGLVRSIFPLYVLFIPVYTFAITYATFNFLPANVFIKSIVTAGGVSVLSFMGALGLKKGFKTVNDAIDDVAKKNLDNPTSIDGVKEFSDLSQSLTKAVDSMKEVLLAISGDVQEISSYSEKVISAVNVMKEQLDTMGSLANEIANTAVQISNDTERISNAVSSNVETITSIISEQNQIINSLNEAVSLIVNSANNVESSADGIVKMSERFAMLVEEGKKLQDQASLITQVAATVSSIAEQTNLLALNAAIEAARSGEAGRGFAVVADEIRKLAEESRSSAAKITEFLASITAGIERLGKAIQAEFTEMKEQSKRLLNSSERNKESSNVISSISQKLNTLIETLNQQASKLNSITSSIQNLLAISEESSATAEEISSSIQNFFAQLKIVLESVNESVKLLSVIKENFEDLKL